One genomic window of Deinococcus reticulitermitis includes the following:
- a CDS encoding cell surface protein produces the protein MLRFCVSALLLTGLLASCTPRTSVVAGVTVTPVLIKVSQAPARGGALTVQGRFLGGPSTGRVIVGADEDGAGGSAIPAASVQSWTDTEIVLGVPQDAPVGGSWLYVEVNGKRSTGLRVSIKP, from the coding sequence ATGCTGCGTTTTTGTGTATCTGCCCTTTTGCTGACCGGCCTGCTCGCGTCGTGCACGCCCCGCACCAGCGTGGTCGCGGGCGTGACGGTCACCCCCGTCCTGATCAAAGTCTCGCAAGCCCCGGCGCGCGGCGGCGCGCTGACCGTGCAGGGGCGTTTCCTCGGGGGGCCGAGTACGGGCCGCGTGATCGTCGGCGCCGACGAGGACGGGGCCGGCGGTTCCGCCATCCCCGCCGCCTCGGTTCAGAGCTGGACCGACACCGAGATCGTGTTGGGCGTGCCGCAGGACGCGCCGGTGGGCGGCTCGTGGCTCTATGTCGAAGTCAACGGCAAGCGATCGACCGGGTTGCGGGTGAGCATCAAGCCCTGA
- a CDS encoding aspartate kinase — translation MSHPPHGLLVMKFGGTNMQDAAAIRHSASLAGRSLKEGVQVVVVVSAMAGVTNGLLHLADAAQGGDIARANDEIAALRTRHFTAAQDLGAAPDSETVRELRELHETLRQAVYGVYLLRELTPRSRDLIVAFGERLSAPLMSLALELSGLRARHLTGGEAGILTDTHFGNARPLPVSYERVRDRLSGFLSSGTTPVIAGFMGETDQGAITTLGRGGTDFSATIVGKALGADEVWAWKDVDGVMSADPRVVGDAQNIGVLSYGEVMELAYFGAKVLHPLAVTPLQESGIPLRVKSAADPDFPGTLVQAQPEEDATHPVKAVTAIRNVSLINVTGAGVLGVPEVVASVFTAIARENVTLLMVSQSSSMSNVSLAVPTVDAGRTMNALRAGVTTELRVEEQDDVAVLAIVGSGMRGQKGVSARLFGALADEAINILMISQGSSELNISVAINAAEVDTATRAVHRAFGLSGQPVAAD, via the coding sequence ATGAGTCACCCCCCCCACGGCCTCCTCGTCATGAAATTCGGCGGCACCAACATGCAAGACGCCGCCGCCATCCGCCACAGCGCGTCGCTGGCCGGACGCAGCCTCAAAGAAGGCGTGCAGGTGGTCGTCGTCGTCAGCGCCATGGCCGGCGTGACCAACGGCCTGCTGCACCTCGCCGACGCCGCACAGGGCGGTGACATCGCCCGCGCCAACGACGAGATCGCCGCGCTGCGCACCCGGCACTTCACGGCGGCCCAAGACCTCGGGGCCGCGCCCGACAGTGAAACCGTGCGCGAGCTGCGCGAACTGCACGAGACGCTGCGGCAGGCGGTCTACGGCGTCTACCTGCTGCGTGAGCTCACCCCGCGCAGCCGTGACCTGATCGTGGCGTTCGGCGAGCGGCTCTCGGCTCCACTGATGAGTCTTGCCCTCGAACTCTCGGGTCTGCGCGCCCGGCACCTCACCGGGGGAGAAGCGGGCATCCTCACCGACACGCACTTCGGCAACGCCCGGCCCCTCCCGGTCAGTTACGAGCGCGTCCGCGACCGCCTAAGCGGCTTCCTGTCCAGCGGCACCACCCCGGTGATCGCCGGATTCATGGGCGAGACCGACCAAGGGGCCATCACCACCCTCGGGCGCGGCGGCACCGACTTTTCCGCCACCATCGTCGGCAAGGCGCTCGGCGCCGACGAGGTCTGGGCGTGGAAAGACGTCGACGGCGTGATGAGCGCCGATCCCCGGGTGGTTGGGGACGCTCAGAACATCGGTGTCCTCAGCTACGGCGAGGTGATGGAGCTCGCGTACTTCGGTGCCAAAGTGCTGCACCCGCTCGCCGTGACGCCCCTCCAGGAAAGCGGCATCCCGCTGCGGGTCAAAAGCGCCGCCGATCCTGACTTTCCCGGCACCCTGGTCCAGGCCCAGCCTGAGGAAGACGCGACCCACCCGGTCAAGGCGGTCACCGCCATTCGCAACGTCAGCCTGATCAACGTGACCGGCGCCGGGGTCCTCGGCGTGCCGGAGGTCGTCGCCTCGGTGTTCACGGCCATCGCCCGCGAGAACGTCACCCTCCTGATGGTCTCGCAAAGCTCCTCGATGAGCAACGTGTCGCTCGCGGTGCCCACGGTGGACGCCGGGCGCACCATGAACGCGCTGCGCGCCGGCGTCACCACCGAGCTGCGCGTCGAGGAACAGGACGACGTGGCGGTGCTCGCCATCGTTGGCAGCGGCATGCGCGGACAAAAAGGCGTCTCGGCACGGCTGTTCGGAGCACTGGCCGACGAGGCCATCAACATCCTGATGATCTCGCAGGGCAGCTCCGAGCTCAACATCTCGGTCGCCATCAACGCCGCCGAGGTCGACACCGCCACCCGCGCCGTCCACCGCGCCTTTGGCCTCAGCGGACAGCCGGTGGCCGCCGACTGA